The following are encoded in a window of Corynebacterium argentoratense DSM 44202 genomic DNA:
- a CDS encoding pyridoxal phosphate-dependent aminotransferase, which translates to MVVQRLSHLGETIFSTMTQLAIKHQAINLGQGFPDADGPAAMLERAQKEIASGNNQYAPGRGFPELRQAIADDRFRSYGAEYDPDTEVLVTVGATEGLTASILGLVEPGAEVIALEPYFDSYPAAVALAGASFVPVALEAHGTRFGVDEDALRAAITDKTAMIIINSPHNPTGTMLGARDLDAIARVAIEHDLLVLSDEVYEKLAFDEAHIPIASLSGMRERTITVSSAAKCFNVTGWKTGWALAPKDLIDGVLAAKQFMSFVGVSPVQLAVAYALDNESDWTEDLANSLQVRRDRLRSALEQAGMSTWDTLGGYYIVADVSALMDKYDVASAEDFCLGPLLDAGVVAIPVSAFASSKDASRFSHLVRFAFCKKDDVLEEAIRRLATL; encoded by the coding sequence ATGGTTGTCCAGCGGTTATCACACCTAGGCGAAACCATTTTCTCCACAATGACACAACTCGCGATTAAGCACCAGGCCATCAACCTGGGTCAGGGTTTTCCAGATGCTGACGGCCCGGCAGCCATGCTTGAACGCGCACAAAAAGAAATCGCATCCGGAAATAACCAATACGCACCCGGCCGCGGTTTTCCTGAGTTGCGGCAAGCCATCGCCGATGATCGCTTCCGTTCCTACGGCGCTGAATACGACCCCGACACCGAAGTGCTCGTCACCGTCGGTGCGACAGAGGGCCTAACGGCGTCAATTCTGGGGCTCGTCGAGCCCGGGGCTGAAGTCATCGCCCTCGAGCCCTACTTTGATTCCTACCCGGCGGCGGTCGCTCTGGCTGGTGCCTCGTTCGTTCCGGTCGCGCTGGAAGCTCATGGCACGCGCTTTGGGGTCGATGAAGATGCCCTGCGCGCGGCAATCACGGACAAGACAGCGATGATTATCATCAACAGTCCCCACAACCCCACCGGCACCATGCTCGGGGCTCGGGATCTTGATGCCATTGCTCGAGTAGCTATCGAGCATGATCTTCTGGTCTTGTCCGACGAGGTGTACGAAAAGCTCGCCTTCGATGAGGCACACATCCCCATCGCCTCTTTGTCTGGCATGCGTGAACGAACGATCACGGTGTCTTCCGCCGCGAAGTGTTTTAACGTCACCGGGTGGAAAACGGGGTGGGCTCTTGCTCCGAAGGACCTCATCGATGGGGTGCTTGCGGCGAAACAGTTTATGTCTTTCGTGGGTGTGAGCCCCGTGCAGCTGGCTGTCGCCTACGCACTAGACAATGAGTCAGACTGGACTGAGGATCTAGCCAACAGTCTGCAGGTGCGGCGGGATCGTCTGCGCAGCGCATTGGAGCAGGCGGGCATGAGCACCTGGGATACTTTGGGGGGCTACTATATCGTCGCTGATGTGTCCGCTCTGATGGATAAGTATGACGTCGCGTCGGCTGAGGATTTCTGCCTAGGCCCACTGTTGGATGCCGGTGTGGTTGCCATTCCAGTGTCTGCTTTTGCCTCCTCTAAAGATGCATCCAGGTTTTCGCATTTGGTGCGTTTTGCTTTCTGTAAAAAGGACGACGTGTTGGAGGAAGCCATCAGAAGGCTTGCCACACTGTAA
- a CDS encoding thiamine pyrophosphate-dependent enzyme, with product MSALVTMPKPKRDLREVFDALDNEGRAIGAKVAAPDRPVICLLGDGALMFAIQKIMTAVENNLDLPIICVDSGGYGEICNNEIERGIEPIAVNLCQPDWVKLAEAFGARGFSAKH from the coding sequence ATGTCTGCGCTCGTGACAATGCCAAAGCCGAAACGCGACCTCCGGGAAGTCTTCGACGCCCTCGACAACGAAGGCCGTGCGATCGGCGCAAAAGTAGCGGCCCCCGACCGACCAGTTATTTGTCTCCTTGGCGACGGCGCCCTCATGTTCGCCATACAAAAAATCATGACGGCCGTAGAAAACAACCTCGATCTGCCAATCATCTGCGTCGACAGCGGCGGATATGGCGAAATCTGCAACAACGAAATCGAACGCGGCATAGAGCCCATCGCTGTGAACCTCTGTCAACCCGACTGGGTAAAGTTAGCGGAGGCCTTCGGCGCGCGCGGATTTTCCGCAAAACATTGA
- a CDS encoding aminotransferase class I/II-fold pyridoxal phosphate-dependent enzyme, translated as MYWTPLIPREPEHRSLWSYAPENLIYFGSFSKVFSPGVRVGWMVAPKDVRGYAQIESEFVTICASVLSQRIVAEFMGGDLWMKYTSQTSKLCKQRRDAVIEAIRSYLPEGTIATVPDGGFFTWVTLPSKEGEVVDVEELLHKAIDRGVVFVPGSAFFSDPHDGAGTLRIAFSYGELETLAEGVRRLRQALKD; from the coding sequence ATGTACTGGACCCCGCTTATACCCCGGGAACCGGAACACCGGAGCCTGTGGTCGTATGCGCCGGAAAACCTGATTTACTTCGGAAGCTTCTCGAAGGTGTTTAGCCCCGGTGTTCGCGTGGGCTGGATGGTCGCGCCGAAGGATGTCCGCGGGTATGCACAGATTGAGTCGGAATTTGTGACAATTTGCGCATCCGTTTTGTCCCAACGAATCGTCGCCGAGTTCATGGGAGGTGATCTGTGGATGAAATACACCAGCCAGACAAGCAAGTTATGTAAGCAACGGCGTGACGCGGTGATCGAGGCGATCAGGAGCTACCTGCCTGAAGGCACAATTGCCACCGTTCCCGACGGAGGATTCTTCACCTGGGTGACGCTCCCATCGAAGGAGGGAGAAGTAGTCGACGTCGAGGAACTGCTGCACAAGGCGATTGACCGCGGGGTCGTATTTGTACCAGGCAGTGCTTTCTTCTCAGATCCGCACGACGGCGCCGGAACCCTGCGTATAGCCTTTTCTTACGGGGAGCTAGAAACCCTCGCGGAAGGCGTCCGCAGACTTAGACAAGCCCTCAAAGACTAA
- a CDS encoding Trm112 family protein: protein MTIDQKLLDVLACPQDKGPLSYDEAHQVLVNDRLGIAYRIDDGIPVMLADEAITWPPTA, encoded by the coding sequence ATGACGATTGATCAGAAGCTACTTGACGTGTTGGCTTGCCCCCAAGACAAAGGGCCGCTGAGCTATGACGAAGCCCACCAGGTACTGGTCAATGATCGGCTCGGAATTGCCTATCGTATTGACGACGGTATCCCGGTGATGCTCGCAGACGAAGCAATCACCTGGCCCCCGACTGCCTAA
- the tyrS gene encoding tyrosine--tRNA ligase, with product MSNDTTAPAHTNIIDELSWRGLINQSTDLDALREAAEQPITLYCGFDPTGPSLHAGHLVPLLMLRRFQKAGHTPIALAGGATGMIGDPRDVGERSMLSEETIQDNIERIKVQLARFVDFGSTGDGGEGKAVLVNNADWTRGLDVISFLRDVGKHFSLNTMLNRETVKRRLDNDGISYTEFSYMLLQSNDYVHLHRDFGCDLQIGGGDQWGNIVSGVDLVRRVTGDSVHALTVPLVTDSEGNKFGKSTGGGKLWLDPEMTSPYAWYQYFLNAADADVIKYLRWFTFLSKEELDALAAEVEERPFKREAQRRLAREMTNLVHGVEATDAVELAAQALFGKADLAELDEKTLAAALAEAGVVELEAAGSRSVVDVVVASGLCASKGEARRTIKEGGCYVNNERVADEDATIDDAALLSGGYVVLRRGKKNFAGARFV from the coding sequence ATGTCTAACGACACCACTGCGCCAGCACACACGAACATTATTGATGAACTCAGCTGGCGTGGACTGATTAATCAATCCACTGACCTTGACGCTTTGCGTGAAGCTGCTGAGCAACCAATCACGCTGTATTGCGGATTCGATCCGACCGGCCCCTCGCTCCATGCCGGTCACCTCGTTCCACTGTTGATGCTTCGTCGATTCCAAAAAGCCGGTCACACCCCAATCGCCCTCGCCGGTGGTGCCACAGGAATGATCGGCGACCCTCGCGATGTGGGGGAGCGCAGCATGCTGTCGGAGGAGACAATCCAGGACAACATCGAGCGCATTAAAGTTCAGCTCGCGCGTTTCGTTGATTTCGGTTCCACTGGTGACGGTGGAGAGGGCAAGGCTGTATTAGTAAACAATGCGGATTGGACCCGCGGGTTGGATGTGATTTCTTTCCTCCGGGATGTGGGTAAGCATTTCTCTTTGAACACGATGCTGAACCGAGAGACGGTGAAGCGCCGTCTCGATAACGACGGTATTTCCTACACCGAGTTTTCCTACATGCTCTTGCAGTCGAATGACTACGTGCACCTGCACCGGGATTTTGGCTGTGATTTGCAGATCGGTGGCGGTGACCAGTGGGGCAATATCGTGTCGGGTGTGGATCTTGTCCGCCGCGTAACCGGCGACAGTGTACATGCGTTGACGGTGCCGTTGGTCACGGATTCCGAAGGTAACAAGTTCGGCAAGTCGACGGGCGGGGGCAAGCTGTGGCTAGACCCGGAGATGACAAGTCCGTACGCCTGGTACCAGTACTTCCTTAACGCTGCGGACGCGGATGTTATTAAGTACTTGCGTTGGTTCACCTTCCTCAGCAAGGAAGAGCTGGATGCGTTGGCCGCGGAAGTCGAGGAGCGCCCCTTTAAGCGTGAAGCTCAGCGTCGTTTGGCTAGAGAGATGACCAACTTGGTCCATGGCGTTGAAGCCACTGATGCGGTGGAGTTGGCGGCTCAGGCGCTGTTCGGTAAGGCGGATTTGGCTGAGCTCGATGAGAAGACGCTTGCTGCTGCTTTGGCTGAGGCTGGTGTTGTCGAGCTTGAGGCAGCCGGCTCCCGTTCGGTCGTAGATGTCGTTGTTGCTTCTGGCTTGTGCGCATCCAAGGGCGAAGCCCGACGCACCATCAAGGAGGGCGGCTGCTATGTCAATAATGAGCGTGTTGCTGATGAAGATGCCACGATCGATGACGCCGCGTTGTTGTCTGGCGGTTACGTAGTGTTGCGCAGGGGAAAGAAGAACTTCGCTGGGGCCCGCTTCGTGTAG
- a CDS encoding tetratricopeptide repeat protein: MEGVGMGEGFGSDRGRGRGDSGRGGRPWEGRGDRRDRAWGEREDRRGDGAAGRRDDRRGGRRDDARDAGRGGRFDRRGGGRRQHAQRGGADRPERRTGPQRSGFREERIMKRQNDPDIPGDISAKDLDPSVLQDLRSLSKDNADTVARHMVMAAIWMEDDPQLALRHARAAKDRAGRVSVVRETAGIAAYHAGEWKEALTELRAARRISGGPGMLAVMADCERGLGHPEKALELGRTEDLSGLDDDSRVELAIVLAGARADMGDFDSAVVELKSVGLEDTRSDITSMRLFYAFADCLVQAGRGDEAREWFLRSAELDTEGVLDARERAADLES, encoded by the coding sequence TTGGAAGGTGTGGGTATGGGCGAGGGCTTTGGTTCTGATCGTGGTCGGGGTCGTGGGGATTCTGGTCGTGGTGGGCGTCCTTGGGAGGGGCGTGGTGATCGTCGTGATCGTGCGTGGGGTGAGCGTGAGGATCGTCGTGGTGATGGGGCTGCGGGGCGTCGTGATGATAGGCGTGGTGGGCGTCGTGATGATGCTCGTGACGCTGGTCGTGGTGGGCGTTTTGACCGTCGTGGGGGTGGGCGACGTCAGCATGCGCAGCGTGGGGGTGCGGACCGTCCCGAGCGTCGTACTGGTCCGCAGCGGAGTGGGTTCCGTGAGGAGCGGATTATGAAGCGGCAGAATGATCCTGATATCCCGGGTGATATTTCGGCTAAGGATTTGGATCCGAGTGTGTTGCAGGATCTTCGTAGTTTGTCGAAGGATAATGCGGATACTGTTGCTCGTCATATGGTGATGGCTGCTATTTGGATGGAGGATGATCCTCAGTTGGCGTTGCGGCATGCGCGGGCGGCTAAGGATCGTGCGGGGCGTGTGTCTGTGGTTCGTGAGACCGCGGGTATCGCTGCGTATCATGCGGGTGAGTGGAAGGAGGCTTTGACTGAGCTTCGTGCCGCGCGTCGTATTAGTGGTGGTCCTGGGATGTTGGCTGTGATGGCTGATTGTGAGCGGGGGTTGGGGCATCCCGAGAAGGCTTTGGAGCTTGGGCGTACTGAGGATCTTAGTGGTTTGGATGATGATTCTCGGGTGGAGTTGGCTATTGTTTTGGCTGGTGCGCGTGCTGATATGGGGGATTTTGATTCGGCGGTCGTTGAGCTGAAGAGTGTTGGTTTGGAGGATACTCGTAGCGATATTACGTCTATGCGTTTGTTTTATGCGTTTGCTGATTGTTTGGTGCAGGCTGGTCGTGGGGATGAGGCTCGCGAGTGGTTTTTGCGTTCTGCGGAGTTAGATACTGAGGGTGTGTTGGATGCGCGTGAGCGTGCTGCGGATTTAGAGTCTTAG
- a CDS encoding HAD hydrolase-like protein yields MSAAALSDAHDALLLDLDGTVWEGGRAILGAVEAIVGSGVAALYVTNNASRAPGVVAEMLRGIGLGADSRDVITSAEAAVELVASRIPAGSRVLVLGSDSFKDIARSAGFDVVDSADAEPAAVLHGHNPATGWAELSEAALAIRAGAVYVASNVDSTLPMERGLMVGNGSMVAAVTHATGVVPDSAGKPAAAMFHSGVRRVGASAPLAVGDRLDTDIAGAVAAGIPSLHVLTGVSGFYDLCAASAEQRPVYVGADMSALGCSAGVLSVGQQGGFSAAVVAQDASGHRVVELSFDADAAGVWAASVPEAQVGSAVNVSPQLCALRTVLAVLWESSAATSVEVRPADDASARALEAWW; encoded by the coding sequence ATGAGTGCTGCTGCTCTTTCGGATGCTCATGATGCGTTGTTGTTGGATTTGGATGGCACGGTGTGGGAGGGGGGTCGTGCTATTCTGGGTGCAGTTGAGGCGATTGTGGGTTCGGGGGTTGCGGCGCTGTATGTGACGAATAATGCTTCTCGTGCTCCGGGGGTGGTGGCGGAGATGTTGCGTGGGATTGGATTGGGGGCTGATTCACGCGACGTCATTACGTCTGCTGAGGCTGCTGTGGAGTTGGTGGCGTCTCGAATTCCTGCTGGTTCGCGGGTGCTTGTTTTGGGTTCTGATTCTTTTAAGGATATTGCTCGTTCTGCGGGTTTTGATGTGGTGGATTCGGCGGATGCTGAGCCTGCTGCTGTGTTGCACGGGCATAATCCGGCGACGGGTTGGGCTGAGTTGTCTGAGGCTGCTTTGGCTATTCGGGCTGGTGCTGTGTATGTGGCGTCTAATGTGGATTCGACGTTGCCGATGGAGCGCGGTTTGATGGTGGGGAATGGTTCGATGGTTGCGGCGGTGACGCATGCGACGGGGGTTGTTCCGGATAGTGCGGGTAAGCCTGCTGCGGCGATGTTTCATAGTGGTGTGCGGCGGGTGGGGGCTTCGGCACCGTTGGCGGTGGGGGATCGTTTGGATACGGATATTGCGGGTGCGGTGGCTGCTGGTATTCCGTCGTTGCATGTGTTGACGGGGGTGAGTGGTTTTTATGATTTGTGTGCTGCTTCTGCGGAGCAGCGGCCGGTGTATGTTGGTGCGGATATGAGTGCGCTTGGGTGTTCTGCGGGTGTGTTGTCGGTGGGGCAGCAGGGTGGTTTTTCTGCTGCTGTGGTTGCGCAGGATGCTTCGGGGCATCGGGTTGTTGAGTTGTCTTTTGATGCTGACGCCGCGGGAGTGTGGGCTGCGTCGGTTCCTGAGGCTCAGGTTGGTTCTGCTGTGAATGTTTCGCCGCAGTTGTGTGCGCTGCGTACGGTGTTGGCGGTGTTGTGGGAGAGTTCTGCTGCTACGAGTGTGGAAGTTCGCCCGGCTGATGATGCCAGTGCGCGTGCGTTGGAGGCATGGTGGTAG
- a CDS encoding TlyA family RNA methyltransferase, with the protein MMRRVDVVLVERGLCRSREAARSAVLEGRVRVDGLVVRKPSVKVLSGADVCVEGQEDVWASRGAFKLLSAFEVFEPQGLSVRGRRVLDAGASTGGFTDVVLSKGAREVVAVDVGHDQLIPRLVGDPRVLNLEGTNLRGITPELCGGVCDAMVGDVSFISLRLVLPAIAECLEVGADALPMVKPQFEVGKDRVGAGGVVRDPALRHEAVMDVVRCAVSLGFECRGVVASAVPGPSGNVEFFLWLRKVSGSVQVDVAQIERQVATAIEEGPQ; encoded by the coding sequence ATGATGCGCAGGGTTGATGTTGTGTTGGTGGAACGTGGGTTGTGTCGTTCGCGTGAGGCTGCGCGTAGTGCGGTTCTTGAGGGGCGTGTGCGTGTTGATGGTTTGGTGGTGCGTAAGCCTTCTGTGAAGGTGTTGTCGGGCGCTGACGTTTGTGTTGAGGGGCAGGAGGATGTGTGGGCGTCTCGGGGGGCGTTCAAGTTGTTGTCGGCTTTCGAGGTTTTTGAGCCTCAGGGTTTGAGTGTGCGTGGCCGTAGGGTGTTGGATGCTGGTGCGTCGACGGGGGGTTTTACAGATGTCGTGTTGTCTAAGGGCGCGCGTGAGGTGGTTGCTGTTGATGTTGGGCATGACCAGTTGATTCCTCGATTGGTGGGGGATCCTCGGGTGCTTAATTTGGAGGGCACTAATTTGCGGGGTATTACCCCGGAGCTGTGCGGTGGGGTGTGTGATGCGATGGTGGGGGATGTGTCGTTTATCAGTTTGCGTTTGGTGCTGCCTGCGATTGCTGAGTGTTTGGAGGTGGGGGCTGATGCGTTGCCGATGGTGAAGCCTCAGTTCGAGGTGGGCAAGGATCGCGTTGGGGCGGGTGGGGTTGTTCGTGATCCTGCGTTGCGGCATGAGGCGGTGATGGATGTGGTGCGTTGCGCTGTGTCTTTGGGTTTTGAGTGTCGTGGTGTTGTCGCGTCGGCTGTTCCTGGGCCTAGCGGGAATGTTGAGTTTTTCCTGTGGTTGCGCAAGGTCTCTGGTAGTGTGCAGGTCGATGTGGCGCAGATTGAGCGCCAGGTCGCGACTGCGATTGAGGAAGGCCCGCAATAG
- a CDS encoding NAD kinase, which produces MSVGQAERAVLLVAHTGRRANLESAGKAAVLLDAAGIAVRVLDSGHPGVLEQDPVLSRFQRVEHEPSATDGVELVLVLGGDGTFLRGADLAHQADLPVLGINLGHVGFLAEWESDSLDEAILRVIAGDYDIEDRMTLDVVVRDENRRVLSTGWALNEVSVENTNRRGVLDAILEVDARPVSSFGCDGVLVSTPTGSTAYAFSAGGPVVWPELDAMVVVPNNAHALFAKPLIVSPHSQVAVESLSDASAAIAIMDGFRTADMPPGSRIEVCRGKRPVRWVRLDHTPFTDRLVTKFRLPVTGWRGPE; this is translated from the coding sequence ATGAGTGTTGGACAAGCTGAGCGTGCTGTGTTGCTGGTTGCGCACACTGGGCGCCGCGCGAATTTAGAGTCTGCGGGCAAGGCTGCTGTTCTTCTTGACGCCGCGGGGATTGCGGTTCGAGTGTTGGATTCTGGGCATCCGGGGGTGTTGGAGCAGGATCCAGTGTTGTCGCGTTTTCAGCGGGTCGAGCATGAACCTAGTGCTACTGATGGGGTCGAGTTGGTGTTGGTGTTGGGGGGTGACGGTACTTTTTTGAGGGGCGCTGATCTTGCGCATCAGGCGGATTTGCCTGTTCTTGGAATCAACTTGGGTCATGTTGGTTTTTTGGCGGAGTGGGAAAGCGACAGCCTTGATGAGGCAATTTTGCGGGTGATTGCTGGTGATTACGATATTGAGGATCGTATGACCCTTGATGTTGTGGTCAGGGACGAGAATCGTCGTGTGTTGTCGACTGGGTGGGCGTTGAACGAGGTGTCGGTGGAAAACACGAATCGTCGTGGTGTGTTGGATGCGATTTTGGAGGTGGATGCCCGCCCTGTGAGCTCGTTTGGTTGCGATGGTGTGTTGGTGTCTACGCCTACAGGCTCTACCGCTTACGCTTTTTCTGCTGGTGGTCCTGTGGTGTGGCCTGAGCTTGATGCCATGGTGGTTGTCCCGAATAACGCGCATGCTTTGTTTGCTAAGCCGCTGATCGTGAGCCCCCACAGTCAGGTGGCTGTTGAGTCTTTGTCTGATGCGAGTGCGGCGATTGCGATTATGGATGGTTTCCGCACGGCGGATATGCCACCTGGTTCTCGCATCGAGGTGTGCCGTGGGAAGCGCCCCGTGCGGTGGGTTCGTTTGGACCATACACCGTTTACTGACCGTCTGGTGACTAAGTTCCGGTTGCCTGTGACAGGTTGGCGCGGTCCAGAATAA
- the recN gene encoding DNA repair protein RecN, whose translation MLTEITIDNLGVISHATAEFSSGLSVVTGETGAGKTMVVSSLRLLCGSRADASRVRSGADRAVVEGRFSTSGLGDAARGRAEAVVEGAGGVADDNGEFIALRTVTSAGRSKAHLGGRSVPAAALKEFSEQLITVHGQNDQLRLLAADQQRAAVDAQVGDVFNRYEAAWSEYRRLAKDLQERTLKRRELAQEIDRLRFAIDEIDAVAPASGEDAELVELIRRLQDVDTVREQAVTALHAIDGADGGGFDDSSPASDLLGQAAAALAGDDPELAQLSEQLSDITSQLGDISVALGSFLSGLPSDPSELDRLLQRQGEIKSLTRKYAPDCEGVVAWRAKAAQRLEKIDVSSDALDKLEKEVQSAHKEALALAKQLSKARQGVAARLSKQVTAELAGLAMGKSRFEVAVSTVELGPHGIDEVEFRLASMPGAEARPLASSASGGELSRVMLALELFQGADTRGATLVFDEVDAGVGGVAAVEIGRRLAQLAKNNQVIVVTHLPQVAAYADMHLHVSKHVGDDTVTSGVEELSRERRIEELSRMLAGLADTETGRAHAEELLDRAQQECAEMRAG comes from the coding sequence ATGCTCACTGAAATCACCATTGATAATCTTGGCGTGATCTCGCATGCGACTGCCGAGTTTTCGTCGGGCTTAAGTGTTGTCACTGGTGAGACCGGTGCTGGTAAGACAATGGTGGTCTCCAGTTTGCGTTTGTTGTGCGGCAGTCGAGCGGATGCTTCGAGGGTGCGTAGCGGGGCGGATCGTGCGGTTGTTGAGGGGAGGTTTTCGACCTCGGGGTTGGGCGACGCTGCGCGCGGCCGGGCAGAGGCTGTGGTTGAGGGGGCCGGTGGCGTTGCGGATGACAATGGGGAGTTTATTGCTCTTCGGACGGTGACCTCTGCGGGGCGTTCAAAGGCCCATTTGGGCGGACGGAGTGTTCCTGCGGCTGCGTTGAAGGAATTTTCGGAGCAGCTGATCACCGTCCATGGCCAGAATGACCAGTTGCGGCTGCTTGCTGCGGACCAGCAGCGCGCTGCGGTAGATGCACAGGTGGGGGATGTTTTCAACCGCTATGAGGCGGCGTGGTCGGAATACCGTCGTTTGGCGAAAGATCTTCAGGAACGGACGTTGAAGCGGCGGGAATTAGCGCAGGAGATCGATCGTTTGCGTTTCGCGATTGATGAAATTGACGCTGTGGCGCCGGCGTCTGGGGAAGACGCGGAACTGGTGGAGCTTATTCGCAGGCTTCAGGACGTCGATACGGTGCGTGAGCAGGCCGTGACTGCTCTGCATGCCATTGATGGCGCAGACGGTGGCGGGTTTGATGATTCTTCTCCGGCGTCTGATTTATTGGGCCAGGCAGCTGCGGCGTTGGCTGGTGATGACCCTGAGCTCGCGCAATTGTCGGAGCAACTGTCGGATATTACTTCGCAGTTGGGTGATATCAGCGTGGCCTTGGGGAGTTTTTTGTCGGGCTTGCCGAGTGACCCATCCGAACTGGATCGATTATTGCAGCGTCAGGGCGAGATTAAGTCTTTGACGCGTAAGTACGCCCCGGATTGCGAAGGCGTGGTGGCGTGGCGCGCAAAGGCTGCTCAACGGTTGGAAAAGATTGATGTGTCTAGTGATGCCTTGGACAAGCTGGAAAAGGAGGTCCAAAGCGCGCATAAAGAAGCGCTGGCCTTGGCTAAGCAGCTGAGCAAAGCCCGTCAGGGGGTCGCTGCGCGTTTGTCGAAGCAGGTGACTGCCGAGCTTGCGGGTTTGGCCATGGGCAAGTCTCGTTTCGAGGTTGCTGTGTCGACGGTGGAGCTTGGGCCCCATGGAATTGATGAGGTCGAGTTTCGTTTGGCGTCTATGCCGGGGGCTGAGGCGCGACCGCTTGCATCTTCGGCGTCGGGTGGTGAATTGTCACGAGTGATGCTGGCCCTGGAGCTTTTCCAAGGTGCGGACACTCGAGGCGCAACTTTGGTTTTCGATGAGGTCGATGCAGGTGTAGGAGGTGTCGCTGCGGTGGAAATTGGCCGTAGGTTGGCGCAGCTGGCGAAAAACAACCAGGTGATTGTGGTGACGCACTTGCCGCAGGTGGCGGCCTATGCGGATATGCATTTGCATGTGTCGAAGCATGTGGGGGATGACACTGTCACCTCGGGTGTGGAGGAGCTCTCCCGCGAACGGCGGATCGAGGAGCTATCTCGTATGCTTGCCGGCCTGGCGGATACCGAGACTGGGCGCGCGCACGCAGAGGAATTGTTGGACCGCGCGCAGCAGGAGTGCGCGGAAATGCGGGCGGGTTAG
- the steA gene encoding putative cytokinetic ring protein SteA, whose protein sequence is MAYMSLFSRNSDLPGLHATARECSPHAKGLKKLSEGEIAVVNAPDISRAFAETLVAARPAAVVNTASFSSGRVPNVGPQLLLDAGITLVDAAGSELWSQFKDGKKARLTDDGQLFYGEKLIAGGTVLTVADAVASFDDAQQSLIDHMEAFFGNTIQFIHSESPLLIDGLGIPDTTVDIDGKKVIIVSPGAGHEEELKGLKYFIREYEPVIIAVDSAADTVVEHGVTPDLIVGNPSGIGSEALRSGARVVLPAAPDGHAEGLERIQDLGIGAVTFPAASDSATDLALLLAQYHGADMIVSCGAPVDLDAMLRGDLEATPSALLSRMKVGGKLVDARTVAHLYSVRTPATVSWLWAALGIIVALAVIILIAGTAGDGSFVDNLIDTWNNVALSVQGWFRSMFGK, encoded by the coding sequence ATTGCGTACATGAGTCTGTTTTCCCGCAACTCCGATTTGCCGGGCCTCCATGCCACTGCCCGTGAATGCAGCCCCCACGCTAAGGGTTTGAAAAAGCTAAGCGAGGGTGAGATCGCGGTAGTCAACGCCCCGGATATCAGTCGAGCTTTCGCCGAGACCCTGGTCGCTGCACGTCCTGCGGCGGTGGTGAACACGGCGTCATTTAGCAGTGGGCGCGTGCCTAATGTGGGGCCGCAACTGTTGCTGGATGCTGGAATTACTCTTGTTGACGCCGCGGGAAGCGAGCTGTGGTCGCAGTTCAAGGATGGCAAAAAGGCTCGCTTAACCGACGACGGCCAATTGTTCTACGGCGAGAAGCTCATCGCCGGCGGCACCGTGTTGACTGTTGCTGATGCTGTGGCGAGTTTCGACGATGCCCAGCAGTCGCTGATCGACCACATGGAAGCCTTCTTTGGTAATACCATCCAGTTCATTCATTCTGAATCGCCGCTGTTGATCGATGGCCTGGGTATTCCGGACACGACGGTGGATATTGATGGCAAGAAAGTCATCATTGTGAGCCCGGGGGCCGGCCATGAGGAGGAGCTCAAGGGGCTCAAGTACTTCATCCGCGAGTATGAGCCGGTGATCATCGCGGTAGATTCGGCGGCAGACACGGTGGTGGAGCACGGTGTGACCCCTGATCTGATCGTGGGTAATCCTTCGGGTATCGGCTCCGAGGCGTTGCGTAGCGGTGCGCGGGTGGTGTTGCCCGCAGCCCCTGACGGGCACGCTGAGGGCTTGGAACGCATCCAGGACCTTGGTATTGGTGCGGTAACGTTCCCGGCCGCTAGTGATTCCGCAACTGACCTGGCTCTGCTTCTGGCGCAGTACCATGGGGCCGACATGATTGTTAGCTGCGGTGCCCCGGTGGATTTGGATGCCATGTTGCGCGGCGACCTGGAGGCGACCCCTTCAGCGTTGTTGTCCCGGATGAAGGTGGGCGGCAAGTTGGTCGATGCTCGCACCGTGGCCCATTTGTATTCGGTGCGTACGCCGGCGACTGTCAGCTGGTTGTGGGCGGCATTGGGGATCATTGTTGCTCTGGCGGTGATAATCCTTATTGCTGGTACAGCGGGTGACGGTAGTTTCGTTGATAATTTGATTGATACGTGGAATAACGTGGCCCTGTCTGTACAGGGTTGGTTCCGCAGTATGTTTGGCAAGTAG